Proteins encoded in a region of the Marinococcus sp. PL1-022 genome:
- the uppP gene encoding undecaprenyl-diphosphatase UppP, with translation MNIFEAIFLGIVQGIAEFLPISSTAHIIIAEFLLGHSIPGLSFEIFLHLGSIVAVIFYFRKDIIHLIQVFFRYIAKRRREDRPEFFLCLYIVLATVITGILGVFLEDSLGSALKTPVMIAVSLTLTGIFLIIIERAYTIGSRTVNEITTLDAVIVGLAQTVAVIPGISRSGSTLIAALFSGLDRETSVRFSFLLSIPVILGSTVLALGDITDGSLASIGAVSLIAAFIASLITSWLGIVWLINFLNKGKLTYFAIYCFLLALITILFLDPGSTVVE, from the coding sequence ATGAATATTTTTGAAGCTATTTTTCTAGGAATCGTCCAGGGAATTGCAGAATTCCTGCCGATTTCAAGTACCGCCCATATCATCATCGCAGAATTTCTCCTCGGCCATTCGATTCCCGGCCTGTCATTTGAAATTTTTCTGCACCTGGGATCAATCGTAGCCGTGATTTTTTATTTCCGCAAAGACATCATTCATCTGATTCAGGTATTTTTCCGGTATATCGCCAAACGGCGCCGGGAGGATCGTCCCGAGTTTTTCCTTTGTTTGTACATAGTACTCGCAACCGTTATTACCGGCATTCTTGGTGTTTTTCTTGAAGATTCTCTTGGCAGCGCCCTGAAAACACCAGTGATGATTGCCGTATCACTCACCCTTACCGGCATTTTTCTCATCATCATCGAGAGGGCCTACACCATTGGCAGCCGTACCGTTAATGAAATAACAACGCTCGATGCGGTCATTGTCGGCCTGGCGCAGACGGTGGCTGTCATTCCCGGCATCTCAAGGTCCGGAAGTACACTGATTGCCGCCTTGTTTTCCGGCCTGGACAGAGAAACGTCGGTCCGGTTTTCATTCCTGCTTTCAATCCCTGTCATTTTAGGATCCACCGTTCTCGCTCTCGGTGATATTACCGACGGCAGTCTCGCTTCCATAGGTGCTGTATCGCTTATTGCTGCATTCATCGCCTCGCTGATCACTTCATGGCTTGGCATCGTCTGGCTGATTAACTTCCTGAATAAAGGAAAACTCACCTACTTTGCGATCTACTGCTTTCTGCTTGCGCTTATAACTATTTTATTTCTCGATCCGGGAAGTACAGTAGTCGAATAA
- a CDS encoding PTS glucose transporter subunit IIA: MLKKLFGKEQKPVDVSIKSPVSGAFVDITEVPDPTFSEKMMGEGFAVDPSEGIILSPVKGRVEQIFPTKHAVGIRSEEGLDILIHIGLETVSLDGEGFTCKVSEGDSVEEGDLLMEFDMDVISEKAASKITPVVFTEGDQVENIQMNSENRLKAGETVVATVTVKK; this comes from the coding sequence ATGTTAAAAAAATTATTTGGAAAAGAACAAAAGCCTGTAGACGTTTCCATAAAATCACCGGTCAGCGGAGCATTCGTTGATATTACAGAAGTGCCTGATCCGACATTTTCAGAAAAAATGATGGGAGAGGGATTCGCTGTAGATCCATCGGAGGGAATTATTCTTTCCCCGGTTAAAGGAAGGGTCGAACAGATCTTCCCGACAAAGCATGCCGTCGGCATCCGTTCCGAGGAAGGGCTGGATATATTAATTCATATCGGTCTTGAAACAGTATCTCTGGACGGAGAGGGCTTTACATGCAAAGTATCGGAAGGGGACAGCGTGGAAGAAGGCGATCTGCTTATGGAGTTTGATATGGATGTGATCAGCGAAAAAGCTGCCAGCAAAATTACGCCGGTCGTATTCACCGAAGGCGATCAGGTTGAAAATATTCAGATGAACAGCGAGAACCGTCTGAAGGCGGGAGAAACTGTAGTGGCGACTGTTACTGTGAAAAAATAA
- a CDS encoding lysophospholipid acyltransferase family protein translates to MITENKQPLFEKLFYLYDRRLIQKHFSAVHMHNNSIYTDDAALFYVNHSNWWDGLLIYFLNKHWFRHPGYVMMDEEGLREFPFFRRLGAYSVNRDSRRDVINALRYTEDKLVKGHHVWLFPQGAETHADQFPITLQPGISYLLPRVDVPFVPVTMHYTFLHHQKPEIFINIGPPLPRTPENLASRAAAQDALERHLQHQWDEMREDIAYEHLENYTTVLKGSQTMSSWWTSLRQKK, encoded by the coding sequence ATGATTACAGAAAATAAACAGCCGCTTTTTGAAAAGTTGTTTTATTTGTATGACCGGCGCTTGATCCAAAAGCATTTTTCTGCCGTACATATGCACAATAACAGTATCTACACAGACGATGCTGCGCTTTTTTACGTGAACCACAGCAACTGGTGGGACGGACTTTTAATCTATTTTTTAAATAAACACTGGTTCCGTCACCCCGGCTACGTCATGATGGACGAAGAAGGCCTGCGCGAATTTCCCTTTTTCCGCAGGCTCGGGGCCTACTCGGTAAACCGGGACAGCCGCCGCGATGTTATTAATGCCCTCCGCTACACAGAGGATAAACTAGTAAAAGGTCATCACGTCTGGCTTTTCCCGCAGGGGGCAGAAACCCACGCCGATCAGTTTCCGATCACTCTTCAGCCCGGCATTTCCTATCTTCTTCCCCGGGTGGACGTTCCGTTCGTTCCGGTTACGATGCACTACACCTTTTTGCACCATCAAAAGCCCGAAATCTTTATAAACATCGGCCCACCGCTCCCAAGGACGCCGGAAAACCTCGCTTCACGAGCGGCAGCCCAGGATGCACTGGAGCGCCATCTGCAGCATCAGTGGGATGAAATGCGCGAAGACATCGCTTACGAGCACCTGGAGAACTACACTACCGTTTTGAAAGGTTCGCAGACAATGAGCAGCTGGTGGACCTCTCTCCGGCAGAAAAAATAG
- a CDS encoding glycosyltransferase, giving the protein MFLWILICILSAWTVFTVINVWTLPSLASFSVPKRPGLISVLVPLRNEERNIPALVRSLRQADDLKTEFIFLDDHSTDRTKMLLQEAVLYWPNARYIEGAALPEGWNGKVHACHQLSREAAGQYLCFVDADARLHADALRWAEGALRKQDASLVTGFPHFKTEGFWGRLLVYMQHFVVYAHLPVAAANRTTWKPFTAAHGAFLFFSRTAYDKAGGHAAVKQSLVDDMALAQNIKSQDMKTLLVSPGPAVTCHMYASSREAWLGFSKNIFPGIGRSMPIASAVITVHTLFFIVPGFLLLAAIATAEWQLAIPYVLAAALRAAVTIKASHPWWTVLIQPLSSGAMIAVLIYSIYLDKTKKGYSWKGRTYQ; this is encoded by the coding sequence ATGTTCCTATGGATTCTCATATGTATCCTCAGCGCCTGGACGGTATTTACGGTCATTAACGTGTGGACCCTGCCCTCTCTCGCCTCTTTTTCTGTACCGAAGCGCCCCGGTTTAATCAGCGTGCTTGTACCGCTCCGTAATGAAGAACGGAACATACCGGCGCTTGTGCGGAGCCTCCGCCAGGCGGACGATCTAAAAACAGAATTCATTTTTCTCGATGACCATTCAACGGACCGCACAAAAATGCTCTTGCAGGAGGCTGTCCTCTATTGGCCCAATGCCCGTTACATTGAAGGGGCCGCACTGCCGGAAGGCTGGAACGGCAAAGTTCATGCGTGCCATCAGCTGTCCAGAGAAGCTGCCGGACAGTACTTGTGCTTTGTTGATGCCGACGCAAGGCTGCACGCGGACGCCCTCCGCTGGGCAGAGGGGGCTCTTCGGAAGCAAGATGCCAGCCTGGTGACTGGATTTCCTCATTTCAAAACAGAAGGCTTCTGGGGCCGGCTGCTTGTGTATATGCAGCATTTTGTCGTGTATGCCCATCTGCCCGTCGCAGCTGCCAACCGCACTACCTGGAAACCCTTTACTGCAGCACACGGGGCTTTTTTGTTTTTCAGCCGGACAGCCTATGACAAGGCTGGCGGACATGCCGCTGTTAAACAGTCGCTCGTTGATGATATGGCGCTTGCCCAAAACATAAAATCACAAGACATGAAAACACTGCTCGTTTCTCCGGGCCCAGCTGTTACCTGCCATATGTATGCGTCGAGCCGGGAAGCGTGGCTTGGCTTCAGCAAAAACATTTTTCCCGGTATCGGCCGTTCGATGCCTATTGCTTCAGCCGTCATCACTGTGCATACTCTTTTTTTTATCGTGCCGGGCTTTCTTCTGCTGGCTGCCATTGCCACAGCCGAGTGGCAGCTTGCCATTCCATACGTTCTGGCTGCTGCCCTGCGTGCCGCGGTTACGATAAAGGCCTCACACCCGTGGTGGACAGTGCTTATTCAGCCTCTTTCATCCGGGGCAATGATCGCAGTGCTGATCTATTCAATTTACTTGGATAAAACGAAAAAAGGCTATTCCTGGAAGGGGCGTACCTATCAATGA
- a CDS encoding phytoene desaturase family protein translates to MTTAVIGAGLGGLSAAIVLAKTGEEVTVFEKNERAGGKLRPFQLGTHAFDYGPNTITMPDIFHRVLAFADKDPGQLLPFKQLPEHTRNYFPDGSTLEVSSDAGETKQAIARLSEADASRYDDYLREVKRLYTLATENFLQRTFESPLDYLSPRLALALRKVRPATSMHAFHRRFFKHPDVQQAFDRYATYIGSSPYDAPATFALIAHLELADGVYYTPGGNAKIAEAFYETAQELGVTFSFNDPVQHVSTRDGRAQTVYAASGSLEVDSVVLNGDLLSQYPLLFPASAQQDRTIPKDPEPSISAFVIMAGLNTRLSQLKHHQVYFSADYHEEFEQFKHGTFPDDPTVYISNSSYSDHGQSPDGDNLFILINAPALPGGAMTEEEKQSYKNLVYDKLEEFDLFLRPHIVEEQVLGPSYLEETFGAYKGSIYGLASNRRKDAFLRPFNRSQDLKNVYFAGGSTHPGGGSPMVTTSGVLAASALLKDNGILLDFWGNK, encoded by the coding sequence ATGACTACTGCCGTTATCGGTGCCGGGCTCGGTGGCTTAAGCGCTGCCATTGTTCTAGCTAAAACCGGTGAAGAGGTTACTGTATTTGAAAAAAACGAACGGGCAGGAGGCAAGCTCCGCCCGTTTCAGCTGGGCACCCACGCATTTGATTACGGCCCTAATACCATCACGATGCCAGATATATTTCACCGCGTGCTTGCTTTTGCCGACAAAGACCCTGGACAGCTCCTCCCGTTCAAACAGCTGCCGGAGCATACCCGTAATTATTTCCCCGATGGGAGCACACTCGAGGTTTCTTCAGACGCTGGAGAAACAAAACAGGCCATTGCCCGTCTTTCCGAAGCCGATGCCAGCCGGTACGATGACTATCTCCGGGAGGTCAAACGGCTTTACACGCTAGCTACTGAAAATTTTTTGCAGCGCACCTTCGAGTCGCCCCTGGATTACCTTTCCCCACGACTCGCCCTAGCCCTTCGCAAAGTGCGTCCGGCCACTTCCATGCATGCTTTCCACCGGCGGTTTTTCAAGCATCCGGATGTGCAGCAGGCGTTTGACCGGTATGCGACCTATATCGGTTCTTCTCCGTATGACGCGCCGGCAACATTCGCTCTGATTGCCCATCTTGAGCTTGCTGACGGCGTGTACTACACCCCGGGCGGGAACGCGAAGATTGCCGAGGCGTTTTATGAAACGGCCCAAGAGCTTGGAGTCACCTTTTCATTTAATGATCCTGTCCAGCACGTTTCCACGCGTGACGGACGCGCTCAAACTGTATATGCGGCCTCAGGCTCTCTGGAGGTGGACAGCGTGGTATTGAATGGGGATCTGCTCAGCCAGTATCCGCTGCTTTTCCCGGCCTCTGCTCAACAAGACCGAACGATTCCAAAGGATCCTGAACCATCGATTTCCGCGTTTGTAATCATGGCCGGGCTGAACACCCGCCTGTCGCAGTTAAAGCATCACCAGGTGTATTTTTCTGCGGATTACCATGAAGAGTTCGAACAGTTCAAGCACGGAACGTTTCCAGACGATCCGACCGTTTATATCAGCAACTCCTCCTATAGTGATCACGGCCAGTCCCCGGACGGCGACAACCTGTTTATTCTTATTAACGCTCCGGCACTTCCTGGAGGCGCTATGACAGAGGAAGAAAAACAGTCCTATAAAAACCTGGTCTACGACAAGCTGGAGGAATTTGATCTTTTTCTTCGTCCGCATATTGTGGAGGAACAAGTACTCGGTCCGTCTTATCTGGAAGAAACGTTTGGCGCATACAAAGGCTCCATTTACGGTCTTGCCTCCAACCGGCGAAAGGATGCGTTTCTGCGGCCGTTCAACCGATCCCAGGATTTGAAGAATGTCTATTTTGCCGGCGGCTCCACCCACCCCGGCGGGGGCTCGCCAATGGTGACCACCAGCGGCGTTCTTGCTGCGTCCGCCCTGCTTAAGGATAACGGCATTCTGCTCGACTTCTGGGGAAATAAATGA
- a CDS encoding CsbD family protein produces the protein MSSKNGFGDKLKGNVNKVKGEAKDRMGSATNNSKMQREGKKDKIKGVAQDKKGDFKNK, from the coding sequence ATGAGCAGTAAAAATGGTTTTGGTGACAAACTAAAAGGAAACGTGAACAAGGTTAAAGGGGAAGCAAAAGACCGGATGGGAAGCGCCACAAATAATTCCAAAATGCAGCGCGAAGGAAAGAAAGATAAGATTAAAGGCGTCGCCCAGGACAAAAAAGGCGACTTTAAAAACAAATAA
- a CDS encoding HpcH/HpaI aldolase family protein, whose amino-acid sequence MLKNEIKEKIKKNELTQGAITSLYSPAVVEMLGYAGYEFIIMDDEHGAYSGAEMEEMIRSARLTGMVPIIRVSYDPSSIQKALDRGALGIQVPMVNSREQAERVVQAAKYPPYGKRGTAFSMRAAGYGFHGGEAFMNASDEQILISVQIETPEAAENFTEIMDVPGIDMAFLGPTDLSVNMGYRNGADHPEVQEVLSGLYREGAVMKTPIGTIASSREDVLQAQQKGACFVSLVVTNVMKKAFVNSLAPQQSTS is encoded by the coding sequence ATGCTGAAAAACGAAATTAAGGAAAAGATCAAAAAAAATGAGCTGACCCAGGGGGCTATTACGAGCCTCTATTCGCCAGCGGTCGTAGAGATGCTCGGATACGCCGGCTATGAGTTTATTATTATGGATGATGAGCACGGCGCCTACAGCGGGGCAGAAATGGAGGAAATGATCAGGTCCGCGCGGTTAACCGGAATGGTGCCTATCATACGCGTAAGCTATGATCCTTCGAGTATTCAAAAGGCGTTGGACCGGGGGGCACTGGGCATTCAGGTTCCGATGGTAAACTCCCGGGAGCAGGCAGAAAGGGTGGTGCAGGCAGCTAAATATCCCCCGTATGGAAAACGGGGCACCGCTTTTTCAATGAGGGCGGCGGGCTACGGCTTTCACGGGGGAGAAGCGTTTATGAATGCGTCCGATGAACAGATCCTGATAAGCGTTCAAATTGAGACTCCGGAAGCGGCTGAAAATTTCACGGAAATTATGGACGTTCCCGGCATCGACATGGCGTTTTTAGGGCCGACGGATTTGTCTGTGAATATGGGGTATAGAAACGGAGCCGATCATCCGGAAGTGCAGGAGGTGCTGAGCGGGCTGTATCGGGAAGGTGCAGTTATGAAAACGCCAATCGGTACGATTGCAAGCTCCCGGGAAGACGTGCTTCAGGCCCAGCAGAAAGGAGCCTGTTTTGTTTCATTGGTTGTCACCAATGTTATGAAAAAGGCATTTGTGAACAGTCTGGCTCCGCAGCAGTCTACCAGTTAA
- a CDS encoding alpha/beta fold hydrolase: MEPLVLIPGTLCTSALWEHQYRAFSADREVIIPDITRDASVKEMAERILNSVSGSFSLAGLSLGGIVAMEVMKEAPERVNKLSLLDTNPYPPTKEQIELWNNQQKQVRAGGFEQMVSEQFLPSAVFQEHAGEDVKAVIRQMSRDVGEEGYFRQLEANKTRPGAVDALSAVNCPSLVLAGRQDALCGPSMQEDLAKKIPGAALVLIDQCGHLSPLDQPEAVTAVLSYWLQEN; encoded by the coding sequence ATGGAACCTCTTGTATTAATTCCCGGAACGTTGTGCACCTCGGCGCTATGGGAGCATCAATACCGTGCTTTTTCTGCTGATAGGGAGGTCATCATTCCGGACATTACCCGGGACGCCTCCGTGAAGGAGATGGCGGAGCGGATACTGAACAGTGTTTCCGGCTCCTTTTCGCTTGCCGGACTGTCGCTTGGCGGCATCGTGGCCATGGAGGTAATGAAAGAGGCTCCGGAAAGGGTGAATAAGCTGTCGCTGCTCGATACCAATCCCTATCCCCCGACGAAAGAACAGATAGAGCTTTGGAATAATCAGCAGAAACAGGTGCGGGCAGGCGGGTTCGAACAAATGGTTTCGGAGCAGTTCCTGCCCAGCGCTGTATTTCAGGAGCATGCTGGTGAGGACGTTAAAGCAGTGATTCGGCAAATGAGTAGGGATGTCGGAGAAGAAGGCTATTTCCGGCAGCTGGAAGCCAATAAAACCCGCCCGGGTGCGGTGGATGCACTTTCTGCTGTAAACTGTCCGTCCCTGGTTTTGGCAGGCAGACAGGATGCGCTGTGCGGGCCTTCCATGCAGGAGGATCTCGCGAAGAAAATACCGGGGGCAGCGTTAGTTTTAATTGACCAGTGCGGCCATTTAAGTCCTCTGGACCAGCCGGAAGCAGTCACAGCAGTTTTATCCTATTGGCTTCAGGAAAACTAA
- the hisD gene encoding histidinol dehydrogenase, with amino-acid sequence MQYLKKADAISSEVTEETEQIVKQIIKDVKQGGDEAVKRYEKKFSDSVRPIRISEEELNEGIASLSDETKRLIERVVDRVTAFAEAQLECLQPLDKDFGEGIRMGHRVIPVEKVGAYVPGGRFPLLSSGPMVTVPAKVAGAKQIIACSPANYKGSIHPAVLYGLHCSGVTDIFAVGGAQAVAAMAVGTDTVPEVDVIAGPGNRFVAEAKRQVFGRVGIDLIAGPSEVLVFADEHANPRWCAADLLAQAEHDPNARAILVSTSEEQAAQTIIEVEKYLKQLSEDSPAHTAWEKAGEVVVVDSTEQGIDVCDDYAIEHLHVHLQSYEEIKNSLSNYGSIFLGEESSVVFSDKVSGTNHTLPTQRGARYTGGLWVGNFVKVATHQEITGRGTQHLAAHATQQSEIEGLEGHRLSAEVRLEK; translated from the coding sequence ATGCAGTATTTAAAGAAAGCTGATGCTATTTCTTCCGAAGTGACAGAAGAAACAGAACAGATTGTCAAACAAATTATCAAGGACGTAAAGCAGGGGGGCGACGAAGCGGTTAAACGCTACGAGAAAAAATTCAGTGATTCGGTACGCCCGATTCGCATTTCCGAAGAAGAGCTGAATGAAGGTATTGCTTCCCTGTCGGATGAAACGAAGCGATTGATCGAAAGGGTAGTAGATAGGGTGACCGCTTTTGCCGAAGCCCAGCTCGAATGCCTTCAGCCCCTCGATAAAGATTTTGGGGAAGGGATCCGGATGGGGCACCGGGTAATACCGGTGGAAAAGGTGGGAGCTTACGTTCCGGGCGGACGGTTCCCGCTGCTTTCCTCCGGACCGATGGTGACGGTGCCTGCCAAAGTGGCAGGAGCCAAACAAATTATTGCGTGCAGTCCGGCAAACTACAAAGGAAGCATTCACCCGGCGGTATTGTACGGGCTTCATTGCTCCGGAGTAACGGATATTTTCGCCGTAGGCGGAGCGCAGGCGGTGGCAGCGATGGCTGTAGGAACAGACACGGTACCGGAAGTCGATGTGATTGCCGGGCCGGGTAACCGGTTTGTAGCGGAAGCAAAGAGACAGGTTTTCGGCAGGGTGGGGATCGACCTTATTGCCGGACCGAGTGAAGTGCTCGTGTTTGCCGATGAGCACGCAAATCCCAGATGGTGCGCAGCCGACTTATTGGCTCAGGCAGAACACGATCCAAACGCGAGGGCGATTCTCGTGTCTACTTCGGAAGAACAGGCCGCCCAGACGATCATCGAGGTGGAAAAATATTTAAAGCAGTTGTCTGAAGACTCCCCGGCCCACACGGCGTGGGAAAAAGCGGGAGAGGTTGTTGTTGTAGACAGTACCGAACAGGGAATCGACGTGTGTGATGACTACGCTATCGAGCATCTGCACGTGCACCTGCAATCGTACGAAGAGATCAAGAACAGCTTAAGTAACTACGGATCCATATTTTTAGGGGAAGAAAGCTCTGTTGTATTTTCGGACAAGGTCTCAGGGACGAATCACACTCTTCCGACGCAACGGGGGGCCCGCTACACCGGCGGCCTCTGGGTCGGTAATTTTGTGAAAGTTGCCACCCACCAGGAAATTACAGGCAGAGGCACGCAGCATCTGGCCGCCCACGCTACGCAGCAATCAGAAATTGAAGGATTGGAAGGGCACCGTTTGTCGGCAGAAGTACGGCTGGAAAAATAA
- a CDS encoding carbohydrate ABC transporter permease, with product MNTTAAPATEEKKAKALQKRRITLGVVETIGVLLVVTFLFLPIFWITLTAFKPVSEVYSLSVFFQPTLENFSRIFSAEYNFGRFYSNSTIVVFFTLLITMPVSVLAAYSISRFDMKGKQVFMFAILATQFIPLIVNVIPFFIMFRNWGILDTTMALIIVNLGHTIPYAIWLIKGFIDSIPQDMEEAGMIDGAGRLRVIWHILLPMARPGIITAAVFCFVITWNEYMFALILTNEEAVTLPVALSYFVGQNGVIWNEMAAAGIIYVLPTIIFMLIVRKQFVKGMSAGAVK from the coding sequence ATGAATACTACAGCGGCACCCGCAACAGAAGAGAAAAAAGCCAAAGCGCTGCAAAAACGCAGAATAACGCTGGGTGTGGTGGAAACCATTGGCGTATTGCTCGTCGTAACGTTTTTATTCCTCCCGATTTTCTGGATCACCTTAACCGCCTTCAAGCCGGTATCGGAAGTGTATTCCTTAAGCGTTTTTTTTCAGCCGACCCTGGAAAACTTCAGCAGAATATTCAGTGCAGAGTATAATTTTGGCAGGTTTTACTCCAACAGTACCATCGTTGTGTTCTTCACGCTGCTGATCACGATGCCGGTCAGTGTGCTCGCAGCTTACAGTATATCCCGCTTTGATATGAAGGGGAAGCAGGTATTCATGTTTGCGATTCTGGCGACACAGTTTATCCCTTTAATCGTCAACGTTATTCCGTTTTTCATTATGTTCCGGAACTGGGGCATTCTGGATACCACGATGGCACTGATTATTGTAAATCTCGGCCATACCATCCCGTACGCTATCTGGCTGATTAAAGGCTTTATCGACAGCATTCCACAGGATATGGAGGAAGCCGGAATGATTGACGGGGCCGGCAGGCTTCGTGTCATATGGCATATTCTTCTGCCGATGGCGCGGCCGGGTATTATCACTGCAGCCGTCTTCTGTTTTGTCATCACGTGGAACGAGTATATGTTTGCCCTCATTTTAACGAACGAAGAAGCAGTAACCCTACCGGTGGCCCTGTCCTACTTTGTCGGCCAAAATGGTGTTATCTGGAACGAAATGGCCGCTGCAGGGATTATCTATGTGCTGCCGACGATTATATTTATGCTTATCGTTCGTAAACAGTTTGTTAAAGGAATGAGTGCAGGAGCAGTCAAATAA
- a CDS encoding sugar ABC transporter permease yields the protein MTNKYFKYILLAPALLIVGTITVFPLVRSFWISLHEWDLTETLETGPFVGFDNYLQAMSDGNFWNSVIVTLIFTISTVFITIAAAIAVGMLLSKEKKHLSFLRAVLIIPFALSPALVGYSWRFMLNPEYGLFDRIVGFLIPPLSDVVWLGNPSTAMAALISVAVWIWLPFMSLMFISGLMGMPGEVFEAAKIDGASAFQTLFRITLPMLQPIILIASILMTMFALKQFDPIVTLTSGGPGNSTEVLNFLIYNTSFRYYDMGYGAALGYILAIITIGFVLIYMRKLVKGGEWN from the coding sequence ATGACCAATAAGTATTTCAAATATATACTGCTCGCCCCGGCACTTTTGATCGTTGGAACGATTACTGTTTTTCCGCTGGTCCGATCGTTCTGGATCAGTCTTCATGAGTGGGATTTAACCGAAACACTCGAAACAGGACCTTTCGTAGGGTTTGATAACTACCTTCAAGCCATGTCGGACGGAAATTTCTGGAATAGCGTCATTGTCACGCTCATATTCACTATCAGCACTGTTTTTATCACCATTGCAGCCGCAATAGCCGTAGGCATGCTGCTGAGTAAAGAAAAAAAGCATCTATCGTTTCTACGGGCTGTATTGATTATTCCCTTTGCTTTAAGCCCGGCGCTGGTAGGGTATTCCTGGCGGTTTATGCTGAACCCGGAATACGGACTGTTTGATCGTATTGTCGGATTTTTAATCCCTCCATTGTCAGATGTAGTCTGGCTCGGTAACCCTTCTACGGCAATGGCAGCCCTGATTTCGGTGGCTGTCTGGATATGGCTGCCTTTCATGAGTCTAATGTTTATCAGCGGATTAATGGGCATGCCGGGAGAGGTATTTGAAGCTGCAAAAATCGACGGGGCTTCCGCCTTTCAGACACTTTTCCGGATAACGCTGCCGATGCTGCAGCCGATCATTTTGATTGCTTCCATTTTAATGACGATGTTTGCACTAAAGCAGTTTGACCCCATTGTCACGTTGACCAGCGGCGGGCCGGGGAACTCCACTGAAGTGCTGAATTTCCTTATTTATAATACGTCCTTTAGGTACTATGACATGGGTTACGGAGCGGCGCTTGGCTATATTCTCGCCATTATAACGATCGGCTTCGTTCTTATTTACATGAGGAAACTCGTGAAAGGAGGCGAGTGGAACTGA